The Polaribacter sp. KT25b genome contains the following window.
GAGATTAAATTTATCTGTTAAAGAAATTGCATCTATTAGAAACTCAAGCTCGGATGCAATAAAAGTTACACGTTATAGAATAAGAAAGAAAATGAATGTGCCAAAAAGTCAAAAGTTAGAGATTTTTATTCAAAATTTATCAGTGTAGTTAATTTTCTCAATAAATTACCGTAAGATATTTAGTAATTATAATGTAACAGTGTTTCTATTGTTAATATGTTTATTTTTAGTTTTTTATGTTTTATTTTGTTACTTATTATTACTTTTTTGTAATTTTTGTTACTTTTTGTTACCCTTTTTTTGTGGAATTAATAGCTTAAATAATTAAGTTTGAGTAAATCTTGAAAATAAAACGATTTCCCCAATCTTTATTGTTCCCCTCCCCCAATTATATATAACGAATAATAAAAGTAGCTTATTACAAGTTGCTTTTATTATTCAAACTTTTTTATAAAGTATAAAAGAAGGTATGTTTTTAATTTTAAGACTTAGTTTACTGAGTAGATTAGAAACAAAGGTTTAGATTTTAGAGGCACTTTTATAATAGTTGCAAATTGTATTGATGTTACAAAAAAATATAAAAGTTAAGTTTTCTTAAAAAGTATTTCAACTATTAAATTATCTTATTTCCAAATTACATTTTTCTTTGTGATTTTTTTATCTATATTATAAATGTAAGATAGTCGTGCTTTTAGTAATATGCGTCTTCCAATTTTATTTCTGGTGTAAATTAATTTAGATTTTCCTAAATGTTTTAACCAGTTTTCTTGAAATAACAAAGCTTCTTTTTTATTGTTCGAAAAGATTTCTGGTATCGCAAAGAAATTATAGATGTTTAATTTTTTTCTGTACCAATTGGTTTTTACTATTAAGTATTTAGAGTTTTCAATAGGTTTTAATATTTCATCTAAAGCATTTGTAAATAATTGACTTTCTAATTTGTTTGCACCTTGTATATTGCAAGAAATATTTCCGTTGCTTAATTTTTCAGTAGAAATAAGTATTTCATTTTTATCTGTAGTTATTAATTTTATAGTAATTAAAGTATCTAAAATAGTCAAAGCCATTTTGTGAATCTTCTTATAAATAAAACCATAACGAATATATAATTTTGTGATTGTAAATATTTTATATCCAAAAGCAAATGCAAAAGCACTTAGTAAAGAAAAGAAGAAAGTAACAATACCTTTATTTAAGATGATGTTTAAATTTTTAAATATAAAATTTGGTAGAAAATAAGAAATACCAATAATTACTTCTATAGATAAGTATTTAACGATATCTTGGTAAAATATTTTTGTCTTAGTGGCTGGTTTATCTTTTTCTTGATTTAATAAAAGGATTTCTTGTGTAATACTTTTACCTATAGAAACCGCTTTGTTCCAATTATTTTTTATCTGATTTCTATTTTTAGCTTTTTTAAAATTATGTTGGTTATATGTTTTAATTGTATCAGAATTTAATTTTGCAGGAATTTGTAATCGCCCAAAACCATTAGTGATAACTACTTTTTCTGAATAGGTAATTCCTAGAAAAGCAGTAAATCTCCTCGATAAAATTTCCAAGTCTTTTCCTCCACTTTTTTCAGATAAGTCTACACAGGCTAGATGCCAAATAATACCAACTTTATTAGGTTTTTTAATATGCATTCTTATTGCTCTTCCTCTCATTTGATTAGAAGTGACAAAAGAACCAACCACAGAAGCAAGAATTAAGGAATTAATAGAAGGCGCGTCCCAACCTTCACCCAATAAAGATTTTGTGCCAATTAATATTTTAATGTCTCCAGATTCAAATAGTTCTGTAATGCTATTCACAATTTGGTTTTTAGAGCTTTTAGAATTGATAATCAAAAACTCATTTTGCGAAGATAAAGGAGTACCAGAATACATGCTTAAAGGTTCTTTTTCTTGTAGTAAGTATAAAATACTTTCATGTATAATTACCAAAGAACCGGTTAAAACTCCAATAGTATTTTTATGCGGAATACATTTTCTTAATTTATGAAATATAGGAAGGATGCCTAATTTATTTATTGCATCAATTTCTGTATTACATGCATTTAAATATTCTTTTCTAATATAATCGGATAAAATTACACAGTGTAAATTAGCTTTTAAATTTATTTGTTCGTGCAGTACAATTTCACAAATACTATTTAGTTTACTTGGGCTAGAAGATAAAGATTTATAAATTGTTTTGTTACCTGTAAGATTAACTTTGTTTTGTTTGTAAGCAGAAATTTTTCTTAACTTTTTTTCTAATTCATGCAGATAACCTTCCTTATTAAAGAGGTTAATTCTATCGGTAACCAATAAGTTTTGCAATAGAATTTCTATCCAATTATTGGTTACTTTAGGAAACTCGATGGTTTCATTTTTGTTAAAACCCAAAACACTCAGTTTTTCTTGATTTATATGTTCTGAAACTTGATTTAGAAAAATTAATATTGCAGAAAAGTATTCTATATTTTGATAAATTTCATCAATGTTATTTTCTGTTTGTTGATAGAAACGATGTTGTTTTAAAAAAGTGATAAAATGTGTGTCAACTAATAATGCATCAATAAAATTAGCAATCTTAATGCGATAATTAACAATAAAATTTATTTCATAATCTAGAGGTTCTGATAAATAAACAAGGTCTTGATGAGGACAAAGATTGTTTTCCTTAATTAAATCGGGTACCATAATTTCATCATCTACTTCGCCACATAAACTAAAATATTTTTTAATTTCAGTATTTGAACTGTCGTAAGGTGGTGTTGCTGTTAAAGCTACTATGGTTTTATGATATTGCTTTTTTAGTTCGTATAAGCACGTCCACCATTCTTTTTTTAAGTGATGTGCCTCGTCTAATGCTAAAACATCTATGTTATGTTCTTCAAAAAAATTAAAATACTCATTTTTATTTTCGAAAGATTTATAAAGAGAATTTAAAGATTGGTATGTAGAAAAAGTAAGGGTTTTTGGTTTTCTTATATCAAAAGAAAAATCTGTAAAAGAATTATTATGAGTAAAAAAAGTTTGCAATCTATTTTCCCATTGATTTCTTACCGTTATAGTAGGAGTTAAAATGAGTGTTTTTTTACCAATTCTTTTTATTAACTCGAGACCTAAAATAGTTTTTCCAGAACCGGGAGGTGCAATTACATGAAAATGATTGTCTTTTATAAACTTATCAAAATTTTTTAAAACTTTTTCCTGATAAGGTCGCCAAGTGAATATGAAGTTTAAATTACTTAAGGGAGAGTTCAATTCGTTTTGTTCTAAATTCAAATATAAAATAAAATTTTAAAACGATTCTTTTTAGCAGATATTATAATATCTTTTTAAAGCGGTTATAAATTGTTTTTTTGTAAAACAAACTGCTGCGTTCATTAGTTAAATTGTATTAATTTTATTAAAATCAATTTTTTATTAAATTAAATTTATTTAGTTTCTGTTTTTGAATAGTTATATTATGAATATTGTAATTTTAAATTAATATTTAATATTTATTTAAGGTTTAAAAGTATTAAGAAATCAACGATTTTTAGTACTTTTGCATTCTGTAAAAACAGATAAAAAATGGCAAGATTTGAATTGAAATTACCTAAAATGGGCGAAAGTGTTGCAGAAGCAACAATTACTTCTTGGTTAAAAGAAGTAGGAGATACCATTGAATTAGATGAAGCAATTGTAGAAATTGCTACAGATAAGGTTGATTCTGAGGTTCCTAGTGAGGTTGAAGGGACTTTAATTGAAATTTTATACCAAAAAGATGCTATTATTTCCGTAGGTGAAACCATTGCAATTATAG
Protein-coding sequences here:
- a CDS encoding DEAD/DEAH box helicase family protein, with translation MNLEQNELNSPLSNLNFIFTWRPYQEKVLKNFDKFIKDNHFHVIAPPGSGKTILGLELIKRIGKKTLILTPTITVRNQWENRLQTFFTHNNSFTDFSFDIRKPKTLTFSTYQSLNSLYKSFENKNEYFNFFEEHNIDVLALDEAHHLKKEWWTCLYELKKQYHKTIVALTATPPYDSSNTEIKKYFSLCGEVDDEIMVPDLIKENNLCPHQDLVYLSEPLDYEINFIVNYRIKIANFIDALLVDTHFITFLKQHRFYQQTENNIDEIYQNIEYFSAILIFLNQVSEHINQEKLSVLGFNKNETIEFPKVTNNWIEILLQNLLVTDRINLFNKEGYLHELEKKLRKISAYKQNKVNLTGNKTIYKSLSSSPSKLNSICEIVLHEQINLKANLHCVILSDYIRKEYLNACNTEIDAINKLGILPIFHKLRKCIPHKNTIGVLTGSLVIIHESILYLLQEKEPLSMYSGTPLSSQNEFLIINSKSSKNQIVNSITELFESGDIKILIGTKSLLGEGWDAPSINSLILASVVGSFVTSNQMRGRAIRMHIKKPNKVGIIWHLACVDLSEKSGGKDLEILSRRFTAFLGITYSEKVVITNGFGRLQIPAKLNSDTIKTYNQHNFKKAKNRNQIKNNWNKAVSIGKSITQEILLLNQEKDKPATKTKIFYQDIVKYLSIEVIIGISYFLPNFIFKNLNIILNKGIVTFFFSLLSAFAFAFGYKIFTITKLYIRYGFIYKKIHKMALTILDTLITIKLITTDKNEILISTEKLSNGNISCNIQGANKLESQLFTNALDEILKPIENSKYLIVKTNWYRKKLNIYNFFAIPEIFSNNKKEALLFQENWLKHLGKSKLIYTRNKIGRRILLKARLSYIYNIDKKITKKNVIWK